The proteins below come from a single Metarhizium brunneum chromosome 1, complete sequence genomic window:
- the kap114 gene encoding Importin subunit beta-5 has translation MEEQLVQLLANIQLPDQGPRQQAEIELRHARTNPVFPVSLAKIASHASVSTGVRQAALTSLRQFIEGNWAIGDQDDEPIIPIDDDTRAILRQSLLDLALSQEEDRKVKISASYAVGKIAIHDFPEQWPNLLPTVLSTIPSGTDAQLHGALRVLGDLVEESLSEDQFFSMARDIAKTLTEVALNENRKPMLRALAISVFRSCFDLMNMVKDDHSQEVKAFAEELLAQWNPFFVSVLKSRLPEADVSTGTQPDSWNHIVALKLQVVKTLLRIRRVFPNLLLPQSTTFFSAVWEELNLLQTPHEELYIKTNAQGRLEDSDNLPYTLDFLILEELDFLNQCFRSPPVKAELDGHLQAHASAQDVPWMVEIMRMLVSYSRVTQEEEELWDIDCSLYLAEETSVTANYTARTAAGDLLIKMGEWFNEKAVDGLFGFTKSLFPGDGSLWRSQESALFLFTMLLSDFQDLSKTIPDAVASAYLELVDFTINKPDEPLLRARGYLVAGIIGRSFQTPLALLDRMVHAITNEESEVVQVACIKAVEGLINSGRVGADRQVPIITAIQSYMNEKDPAEMEEADELLVVLAETLRSTISLDTKIALSSDIQSTDLLFMLAKLGASNFQVTMIISEAFEDIVASLSDSASFSALCARTLPTLTGAFDVASVTEDNPLVTVATELLVVLAENGSEPLPAGFVATIFPKLNRLLMESEEGEVLRPGSEIVKWVLSHDHQQVFNWQDANGRSGLEVCLHIIDRLLGPSIEDNSASEVGGLAAELVEKAGQERLGPFLPQLLQAVANRLASAQAAAFIQSLILVFARLSLNGAQDVVEFLSQIQINGDSGLQVVMAKWLENSVSFAGYDEIRQNVIALSKLYALNDSRLAQIQVKGDLIVGADDGKIKTRSRAKQNPDQYTIVPAPLKIVKVLIEELASAAGAGAAASTAAAAVAAAEFDEDNDEDGWEDDDDTLDLSLAATKADLMTFMEGGPQRRPDDETHSYLTEFFVRCGRENIANFQEWYNMLSEDEKTRLNLVANSAG, from the exons ATGGAGGAGCAGCTCGTGCAGCTCCTCGCCAACATCCAGCTGCCGGACCAGGGGCCCCGACAACAAGCTGAGATCGAGCTCAGGCATGCCCGGACGAATCCTGTATTTCCCGtatccttggccaagattgccTCTCATGCCTCGGTCAGCACCGGTGTCCGCCAGGCTGCCTTGACCTCTCTGAGGCAGTTTATCGAGGGCAACTGGGCTATTGGAGACCAGGACGACGAACCTATAATACCCATCGACGATGACACGAGAGCTATCCTGAGACAGTCCTTGCTTGATTTGGCGTTGAGCCAAGAGGAGGATCGAAAGGTGAAGATCTCGGCAAG TTACGCAGTCGGCAAGATTGCCATTCACGACTTCCCCGAGCAATGGCCCAACTTGCTGCCTACCGTTTTGAGTACGATTCCGTCCGGCACCGATGCTCAGCTCCACGGAGCTCTGAGAGTCCTCggcgacctcgtcgaggagaGCTTGAGCGAGGATCAATTTTTTTCCATGGCTCGTGATATTGCCAAGACCCTGACAGAAGTTGCCCTCAATGAGAACCGAAAGCCCATGCTCCGAGCCCTCGCCATTTCCGTCTTCCGATCCTGCTTCGATTTGATGAACATGGTCAAAGACGATCACTCTCAGGAAGTCAAGGCGTTTGCTGAAGAGTTGCTTGCCCAATGGAACCCGTTCTTTGTCAGTGTTCTCAAAAGCCGTCTACCAGAGGCTGATGTGAGCACGGGTACCCAGCCCGACAGCTGGAACCACATAGTTGCCCTCAAGCTGCAGGTCGTCAAGACTCTGCTTCGTATTCGCAGAGTCTTCCCCAACCTACTGCTTCCCCAGAGCACTACCTTCTTTAGCGCCGTTTGGGAGGAACTGAACCTTTTGCAGACACCACATGAAGAGCTCTACATCAAGACCAACGCCCAGGGCCGCCTCGAGGACTCTGATAACCTTCCATACACCTTGGACTTCCTGATCCTGGAAGAGCTCGACTTCCTCAACCAGTGCTTCCGCTCCCCTCCCGTCAAGGCGGAATTGGATGGCCACTTGCAAGCCCACGCTTCCGCCCAAGATGTGCCCTGGATGGTCGAGATTATGAGAATGCTGGTCAGCTACTCTCGGGTCAcccaagaagaggaggaactGTGGGACATCGACTGCTCCTTGTACCTGGCCGAAGAGACGTCAGTTACGGCAAACTACACTGCTAGaactgctgctggtgacTTGCTGATCAAGATGGGAGAGTGGTTCAATGAGAAAGCCGTTGATGGCTTGTTTGGTTTTACAAAGTCGCTGTTTCCCGGCGACGGATCCTTGTGGAGAAGTCAGGAATCCGCCCTTTTCCTCTTTACGATGCTTCTGAGTGACTTCCAGGATCTTAGTAAGACTATCCCTGACGCTGTTGCTAGCGCCTATCTCGAATTGGTTGATTTCACCATTAACAAGCCTGATGAACCTCTGCTTCGCGCTCGTGGCTACCTCGTTGCCGGTATCATTGGCCGCTCCTTTCAAACTCCTCTCGCGCTCTTGGATCGCATGGTCCATGCCATCACAAATGAGGAGTCAGAAGTTGTCCAAGTCGCCTGTATCAAGGCTGTTGAAGGCTTGATTAACTCCGGTCGAGTAGGCGCCGATCGCCAGGTGCCCATCATTACCGCTATCCAATCCTACATGAACGAAAAGGACCCTGCTGAAATGGAAGAGGCAGACGAACTCCTTGTCGTCCTTGCTGAGACACTCCGTTCGACCATTAGTCTGGATACCAAGATTGCTCTTTCAAGTGACATTCAATCCACCGACCTGCTGTTCATGCTAGCCAAGCTTGGCGCCAGCAACTTCCAAGTCACGATGATAATTTCAGAGGCCTTTGAGGATATTGTTGCCAGCCTTTCAGACAGTGCTTCGTTCAGCGCTCTTTGCGCTCGTACTCTGCCTACGCTCACCGGTGCCTTTGATGTTGCTAGTGTGACTGAAGACAACCCTCTTGTCACAGTCGCCACTGAACTGCTTGTTGTTCTGGCCGAAAATGGTTCAGAGCCACTCCCTGCTGGGTTTGTGGCCACCATATTCCCCAAGTTGAACCGTCTCTTGATGGAGTCGGAGGAAGGCGAAGTCCTCCGACCCGGCTCTGAAATTGTCAAGTGGGTTCTCTCTCATGATCATCAGCAGGTTTTCAATTGGCAAGATGCAAATGGCCGATCAGGCCTCGAGGTCTGCTTGCACATCATTGACCGTCTACTTGGCCCTTCTATAGAGGATAACTCTGCATCCGAAGTAGGTGGACTGGCTGCAGAACTCGTTGAGAAGGCTGGTCAAGAACGTCTTGGTCCGTTTCTGCCTCAGCTTTTGCAGGCCGTCGCCAATCGACTTGCATCCGCTCAAGCTGCCGCTTTCATCCAGTCTTTGATCTTGGTCTTTGCACGGCTTTCTCTGAACGGCGCTCAAGATGTCGTCGAGTTCCTAAGCCAGATTCAGATCAATGGGGACAGCGGACTGCAGGTTGTTATGGCGAAGTGGCTCGAGAACTCAGTTAGCTTTGCAGGCTATGATGAAATCAGACAAAA TGTCATTGCCCTTTCGAAGCTCTATGCACTTAACGACTCCCGCCTCGCCCAGATTCAAGTTAAGGGTGACTTGATTGTAGGCGCCGATGATGGCAAGATTAAGACTCGGTCACGCGCGAAACAGA ACCCTGATCAATACACAATCGTCCCTGCTCCCCTAAAGATCGTCAAGGTCCTCATTGAAGAGCTTGCATCCGCTGCTGGTGCAGGTGCGGCTGCCAGCACTgcagctgccgccgttgctgctgccgagtTTGACGAAGACAACGATGAAGACGGCtgggaagacgacgacgatacCCTTGACCTTAGCCTGGCTGCTACCAAGGCTGATCTCATGACCTTCATGGAAGGCGGCCCCCAGCGACGACCAGACGATGAGACTCACTCTTACCTGACGGAGTTCTTTGTCCGATGCGGCCGTGAGAACATTGCCAACTTCCAGGAGTGGTACAACATGCTTTCCGAAGACGAAAAGACCAGGCTTAACCTAGTTGCCAACTCTGCAGGCTAA
- the rev7 gene encoding DNA polymerase zeta processivity subunit: MSRAAHPHPQPSASPAATDASLSPSQASTLLASFTNFLTVALHSILYHRQLYPPATFLTARAYNLPVHQSRHPGVCAWLRDAVAAVAAQVRAGSARHVALVIHAPASFDVVERWIFDLHSFPAAWGDEDAPLTHFNNASRHPPAPDAPVNWTDVNEALRGALSRISQVAQSRPHLPEACTFTIGIELRDEALPPIQHPQLWIPAQTEPQIPSETRLEPGRAVRGTATAPIRSVQAGPLYFECWVEQGKLPPGTTSPKAPSPSFSPTFDSSGGSPDATTS, encoded by the exons ATGTCTCGCGCTGCTCATCCACATCCCCAGCCAAGCGCTAGCCCAGCTGCCACGGACGCCTCGCTTTCGCCGTCCCAGGCCTCAACCCTCCTCGCCTCCTTCACCAACTTCCTCACCGTTGCGCTGCACTCCATCCTCTACCACCGCCAGCTCTACCCGCCGGCTACCTTTCTCACAGCCCGCGCCTACAACCTGCCCGTCCACCAGTCTCGACACCCCGGCGTCTGCGCCTGGCTCCgggacgccgtcgccgccgtcgccgcacAGGTCCGCGCCGGCTCTGCGCGCCAcgtcgccctcgtcatccacGCACCCGCCAGcttcgacgtcgtcgagcgcTGGATATTCGACCTGCACTCGTTCCCTGCCGCCTGGGGAGACGAGGACGCTCCGCTCACCCATTTCAACAATGCCAGCCGCCATCCCCCAGCGCCTGATGCACCCGTCAACTGGACCGATGTGAACGAGGCGCTGCGAGGGGCCTTGAGCAGGATCTCTCAAGTCGCCCAGAGCAGACCGCATCTCCCCGAGGCCTGTACGTTTACCATAGGAATCGAACTGCGTGACGAGGCTCTGCCACCAATTCAG CACCCACAGCTTTGGATTCCCGCACAAACTGAACCCCAAATACCATCCGAGACCAGGCTGGAACCAGGCCGGGCCGTCAGAGGGACGGCCACCGCGCCGATTCGCTCTGTTCAAGCAGGGCCCTTGTACTTTGAATGCTGGGTTGAGCAGGGAAAGCTCCCGCCCGGCACTACCTCTCCCAAGGCACCCTCGCCCTCATTCTCGCCTACATTTGACAGCAGTGGAGGTTCCCCAGACGCCACGACGTCTTGA